In Verrucomicrobiota bacterium, a single genomic region encodes these proteins:
- a CDS encoding sulfatase: protein MHTPYTKWLRLAFLITCFQLSNLANSQAVQPNILFIAVDDLRPQLGYYGETWMKTPNMDRLASTSRVFSRHYVQVATCGASRHALLTGLRPKEEGDYGNGPFKTNKEDLAARKTESFPHLFKQNGYRTISIGKISHSNVSSLDDLPRSWSSVRKLERRWGDRHNFVNAYAQIDRPASESQPRNKGYAFESVPLDDKAYPDGWIAEHAVQVLNEIKNEPFLLAVGFMKPHLPFNAPTKYWDLYDPDGIPAVPYVSPPSHIVTGMSLNSSFELLGQYDVPKGGLEDPEYVRILRHAYCAAVSYVDAQVGKVLDELDRLNLSENTIVVLWGDHGWHLGELSSWGKHTAFDYALRSPLIVRVPGMQEPGVLTDALIETVDIYPTLAWLCGLPATERLEGNSFFNLLDDPDATGPEEAFSYHRPWHYENNPYESGPWAKTIRTDRFRFTRWTTGIESGEIVQLELYDHQTDAGEQHNIAADSPEIVKSLIARLGNDGRTYTR, encoded by the coding sequence ATGCATACCCCATATACCAAGTGGCTACGGTTGGCCTTTCTCATCACTTGTTTTCAATTGAGTAATCTCGCCAACTCTCAGGCTGTTCAACCGAATATACTCTTTATTGCCGTCGACGATCTTCGTCCGCAATTGGGCTATTACGGTGAAACCTGGATGAAGACGCCGAACATGGATCGTCTGGCGTCAACTTCACGGGTGTTCAGTCGGCACTATGTTCAGGTGGCAACTTGCGGCGCTTCCCGACATGCGCTTTTGACCGGACTTCGTCCGAAAGAGGAAGGGGATTATGGGAACGGGCCTTTCAAGACCAACAAAGAGGACTTGGCTGCCCGAAAAACGGAGTCGTTTCCTCACTTATTTAAGCAGAACGGTTATCGTACGATCTCCATAGGCAAAATAAGTCACAGCAATGTTAGCAGCTTGGATGATTTGCCGCGTAGTTGGAGTAGTGTCAGGAAGCTGGAGCGGCGTTGGGGAGACCGACACAATTTCGTCAATGCGTATGCCCAGATCGACCGTCCGGCATCTGAATCGCAACCGAGAAATAAGGGCTATGCATTTGAGTCTGTACCCCTCGATGACAAAGCCTATCCCGATGGTTGGATCGCCGAACACGCTGTTCAAGTGCTCAACGAGATCAAGAATGAACCCTTTCTATTGGCCGTGGGGTTTATGAAACCGCATCTGCCATTTAACGCTCCGACGAAATACTGGGACCTCTACGATCCAGACGGGATACCGGCTGTTCCCTATGTGAGTCCCCCTAGCCATATTGTTACGGGAATGTCTCTTAATTCCTCCTTCGAATTGCTCGGGCAATACGATGTTCCTAAAGGCGGTCTGGAAGATCCCGAGTATGTTCGAATCCTCCGCCACGCCTACTGTGCTGCGGTAAGCTATGTCGATGCACAGGTTGGTAAGGTGCTGGATGAACTCGATCGTTTGAATCTCAGCGAAAACACAATCGTGGTGCTCTGGGGCGATCATGGTTGGCATCTGGGCGAATTAAGTTCTTGGGGAAAACACACCGCCTTTGATTACGCCCTGCGTTCTCCTCTCATCGTGCGAGTGCCGGGTATGCAAGAACCCGGAGTCCTAACGGATGCACTGATCGAGACTGTCGATATTTATCCGACTCTGGCCTGGCTGTGCGGTTTGCCAGCGACGGAAAGGCTGGAAGGGAACAGTTTTTTTAATTTATTGGACGATCCGGACGCCACAGGTCCTGAAGAAGCTTTTAGTTATCATCGTCCGTGGCATTATGAAAACAACCCTTATGAGTCAGGTCCCTGGGCCAAGACAATCAGGACCGATCGTTTTCGATTTACCCGTTGGACCACCGGGATCGAATCAGGCGAAATCGTGCAGCTCGAACTCTACGATCATCAGACCGACGCAGGTGAACAACATAATATCGCCGCTGACAGTCCTGAGATCGTAAAGTCACTGATCGCGCGATTGGGAAACGACGGTCGGACCTATACTCGGTAG
- a CDS encoding right-handed parallel beta-helix repeat-containing protein encodes MNPRPPFFLIYTFCAVLLFVELQSATHGPINSAKSFSDALQLVQAGDIIIVANGRYNGWVVELGAQGTLEKPVTIRPESAMGVTFSGFNHFSITGSYVTISGFLFDGCRLDKNLLEFEGSDHCRIEETTFQHSGGEQAVIGIKAGARYNSLVDCRFINIAARSVNLHINEEIYKRGVPTGNIIRNNHFQDIPPANQNGRETIKIGTNQPTFGHVMVNTIIEDNTFLRCDGEAEIISNKCAGNIYRRNVFIECKGELVMRGGQNCLIEANRFDSCSGGIRLCGTGHIVRDNVIINSSGTGIRLFFGMTKEQAGHYQAAGNCLIMNNTIVNAGKAGILIGDSRGKDWKEKGVQNVAPEANRILNNIIVGSTGDLLLADHAPNNTIDGNLFHRLGDADLSMSGDNPLYGDPLFRDLVAGDVRPGNNSPALVSDPPKGASFK; translated from the coding sequence ATGAACCCTCGTCCACCTTTCTTCTTAATTTATACGTTTTGCGCGGTTCTTTTGTTTGTTGAACTTCAGAGTGCTACTCATGGTCCCATAAACTCAGCCAAATCATTTTCCGACGCGTTACAGTTGGTCCAAGCCGGAGATATCATCATAGTTGCCAACGGGCGGTATAATGGTTGGGTCGTTGAGTTGGGCGCTCAAGGAACGCTTGAAAAGCCGGTGACGATTCGTCCGGAAAGTGCAATGGGTGTGACTTTTTCTGGTTTCAATCATTTCAGCATAACTGGCAGCTATGTCACGATTAGCGGATTTCTATTTGATGGATGCAGACTGGATAAGAACTTGTTGGAATTTGAAGGTTCTGATCATTGTCGAATAGAGGAAACTACGTTCCAACATTCGGGAGGAGAACAGGCAGTGATAGGCATCAAAGCTGGCGCACGATATAACAGTCTGGTCGATTGCAGATTTATCAATATCGCCGCTCGCTCTGTGAATTTGCACATCAATGAGGAGATATACAAACGAGGTGTTCCAACTGGAAATATTATCCGAAATAATCATTTTCAGGACATTCCTCCGGCCAACCAAAATGGACGCGAGACGATCAAGATTGGCACGAATCAACCCACCTTCGGACATGTCATGGTCAACACTATTATTGAGGATAACACCTTTCTTCGTTGTGACGGAGAGGCCGAGATTATCAGTAACAAATGCGCGGGAAATATCTATAGGCGAAATGTGTTCATTGAATGTAAAGGCGAGTTGGTTATGCGGGGAGGGCAAAATTGCCTGATTGAGGCCAATCGATTTGATAGTTGTTCCGGCGGTATCCGACTATGCGGTACTGGTCATATCGTAAGAGACAATGTAATCATCAACAGCAGTGGAACCGGGATACGCTTGTTTTTTGGAATGACTAAAGAACAAGCCGGCCATTACCAGGCCGCCGGCAATTGTTTGATCATGAATAACACCATCGTCAACGCGGGTAAAGCGGGGATTCTCATTGGTGATAGTCGAGGCAAAGATTGGAAGGAGAAGGGGGTGCAAAACGTAGCTCCCGAAGCTAATCGAATTCTCAACAACATTATCGTGGGTTCGACGGGAGATTTGCTCTTGGCTGATCATGCGCCGAACAACACCATCGATGGAAACCTGTTTCACCGATTAGGTGACGCCGATCTTTCGATGTCTGGCGATAATCCTCTCTATGGCGATCCACTTTTTCGTGATCTTGTTGCAGGTGATGTTCGCCCTGGCAACAATAGTCCTGCTCTTGTATCGGACCCCCCTAAAGGAGCATCGTTTAAATAA
- a CDS encoding sulfatase — protein MLNYRLIKNCSVFAAFTFVSFSASVQAAKPNILWIIAEDMGPELACYGTPEVNTPALDTLAASGVRYTNAFTVTGVCSTSRSSFMTGMYAMSIGAHNHRSNRDGNFPLPDGVRVLTDWLRPEGYTTANIKELTKDNELAKFFKGTGKTDWNFTYESPVDPKLQPFDLENWDDLKDNQPFYAQINFSETHRGGAWNDAHNEIPKSDLADPAKVKIPPYYPDHPVTRGVWAQYLNTVMAVDRKVAFIRELLVRDGLEKNTIVVFMGDHGRAMPRSKQWVYDSGLSIPLIIYWPENNSDLPVPAKYERGSVNDQLVQSIDLSATTLALAGLKKPTKMQGQVFLGDQAEKEHSYVYAGRDRGDETVLMIRTVRGKRYRYIRNKYPEKPFLEINRYKEASYPIIGLMRDLHAQGKLTGPPAVLMAPSRPREELYNLLQDPYEINNLIDSPDHAKIAKRFREKLDTWQDEIDDKGRIEEPVEIPAHWESEMIRAYDQRLAERPKNWYEIAPALGPYTIK, from the coding sequence ATGCTCAATTACAGACTCATCAAAAATTGTTCCGTTTTCGCAGCCTTCACTTTTGTTTCTTTTTCTGCCTCAGTTCAGGCGGCCAAGCCAAATATCCTCTGGATTATTGCTGAGGACATGGGACCGGAGCTTGCCTGTTACGGTACCCCTGAAGTAAACACGCCGGCCCTCGATACCCTGGCTGCGAGTGGAGTTCGTTATACCAACGCATTTACGGTCACGGGCGTTTGTTCGACGAGCAGGTCTTCTTTCATGACTGGGATGTATGCGATGTCGATTGGTGCGCACAACCATCGGTCGAATCGCGATGGTAATTTTCCACTGCCGGATGGTGTTCGCGTGTTGACGGACTGGTTGCGTCCAGAAGGTTACACCACCGCGAACATCAAGGAGCTGACGAAAGATAATGAGCTGGCTAAGTTCTTCAAAGGAACCGGAAAGACCGATTGGAATTTCACCTACGAAAGTCCGGTCGACCCGAAGCTTCAACCTTTTGATTTGGAAAACTGGGACGATCTAAAGGACAATCAGCCGTTTTATGCGCAGATCAACTTTTCTGAGACTCACCGTGGTGGGGCCTGGAATGATGCGCATAACGAAATCCCCAAAAGTGATTTGGCTGATCCTGCGAAAGTGAAGATTCCTCCATACTATCCCGATCATCCTGTAACGCGCGGCGTTTGGGCCCAGTATTTGAATACCGTCATGGCGGTTGATCGAAAGGTGGCCTTTATTCGTGAACTACTCGTTCGTGACGGCCTGGAAAAAAATACCATCGTGGTATTCATGGGTGACCACGGCCGGGCCATGCCGCGTTCCAAGCAATGGGTCTATGATTCCGGTCTCAGTATTCCGCTCATTATTTATTGGCCTGAAAACAATTCCGACCTACCTGTTCCAGCCAAGTATGAGCGAGGATCTGTGAACGATCAGCTCGTTCAATCGATTGATCTTTCTGCGACGACACTCGCTCTGGCGGGTCTGAAGAAACCCACTAAAATGCAGGGGCAAGTTTTTCTCGGCGATCAGGCCGAAAAAGAGCACTCCTATGTCTACGCGGGTCGTGATCGCGGCGATGAAACCGTGCTCATGATTCGCACCGTTCGAGGCAAGCGGTATCGTTACATTCGAAACAAATATCCTGAGAAACCTTTCCTTGAGATCAACCGCTACAAAGAGGCCTCCTATCCGATTATCGGATTGATGCGTGATCTGCATGCTCAAGGTAAACTGACAGGCCCGCCCGCTGTTCTGATGGCACCAAGCCGTCCCCGGGAGGAGCTGTATAATCTCCTGCAGGACCCTTATGAAATAAACAACCTGATCGACTCACCCGATCACGCGAAAATAGCCAAGCGCTTTCGTGAAAAACTCGATACCTGGCAGGATGAAATTGACGACAAAGGCCGCATTGAAGAACCCGTTGAAATTCCTGCTCATTGGGAAAGTGAAATGATCCGAGCCTATGACCAACGACTCGCTGAACGTCCGAAGAACTGGTATGAAATCGCCCCGGCCCTTGGACCTTACACGATTAAGTAA